In Fluviicola taffensis DSM 16823, the following are encoded in one genomic region:
- a CDS encoding M20/M25/M40 family metallo-hydrolase, with the protein MKYYSFLLLLLLSGFSFSQKSSGSDSTIIRQFFDEALVRGKSHEDLRSLCKGIGARLSGSAQAQMAVEWGKRKMESYGFDKIYLQPIMVPHWERGNKEVAWYQSGSGDAIPVDILALGGSIGTNGTLKAEVIEFKSLDELKKATKASVQGKIVFLNQPMNAANIVTFQAYGGCYGIRGQGAVESAKLGAVGVVIRSLALPDDHFPHTGSMYYEDGVSKIPAGALSTISSNELSKALSKGKVNLILEMDCRDFPDEPSFNVMCEITGKEKPNEIITIGGHLDSWDAGEGAHDDGAGIVHCLEALRILKETGVQPKHTIRVVFFMNEENGNKGGISYAEWAKKENQKQIAAVESDRGGFSPEGFECDGAESYIQLMKGFSTVLAPYGLHHFEAGYGGVDISPLKKSYEGIPLFGFVPDSQRYFDFHHAASDIFESVNKRELELGCASMAAFVYLLDKSL; encoded by the coding sequence ATGAAATACTATTCTTTTTTGCTGCTTTTATTGCTATCGGGCTTTTCGTTTTCTCAAAAAAGCTCCGGGTCGGACTCTACAATCATTCGACAGTTCTTCGACGAAGCTTTGGTGAGAGGGAAATCTCATGAAGATCTGCGTTCATTATGTAAAGGAATCGGAGCAAGACTTTCGGGTTCTGCTCAGGCTCAAATGGCTGTTGAATGGGGAAAACGAAAAATGGAATCTTACGGTTTTGATAAAATTTACCTACAACCGATTATGGTTCCACACTGGGAAAGAGGAAACAAAGAAGTTGCTTGGTATCAAAGTGGATCAGGAGATGCAATTCCTGTTGATATTTTAGCCCTTGGAGGATCTATTGGAACAAACGGAACTTTGAAAGCAGAAGTCATTGAATTCAAATCATTGGACGAATTAAAAAAAGCAACAAAAGCAAGTGTTCAAGGGAAAATTGTCTTTTTGAATCAACCAATGAATGCTGCAAATATTGTTACGTTTCAAGCTTACGGAGGTTGTTACGGAATTCGTGGTCAAGGAGCTGTTGAAAGCGCAAAACTGGGCGCTGTAGGAGTTGTGATTCGTTCGTTGGCTTTGCCTGATGATCATTTTCCTCACACAGGATCGATGTATTACGAAGACGGTGTTTCAAAAATTCCCGCTGGAGCTTTGTCCACAATTTCTTCTAATGAACTCTCAAAAGCACTTTCAAAAGGCAAAGTAAATCTGATTCTGGAAATGGATTGTAGAGATTTTCCCGATGAACCTTCTTTCAATGTGATGTGCGAAATCACTGGTAAAGAAAAGCCCAATGAAATTATCACCATTGGCGGACATTTAGATTCCTGGGATGCAGGTGAAGGAGCTCACGACGATGGTGCTGGAATCGTTCACTGCTTGGAAGCATTGCGCATTTTGAAAGAAACAGGTGTTCAACCAAAGCATACAATTCGTGTGGTTTTCTTTATGAATGAAGAGAACGGAAACAAAGGCGGAATTAGCTACGCTGAATGGGCAAAAAAAGAGAATCAGAAACAAATTGCAGCTGTTGAAAGTGATCGGGGTGGATTTAGTCCAGAAGGTTTTGAGTGTGATGGCGCAGAATCTTACATACAACTAATGAAAGGATTCTCAACAGTTCTGGCGCCTTATGGGTTGCATCATTTTGAAGCTGGTTATGGCGGAGTAGATATTAGTCCTTTGAAAAAATCCTATGAAGGTATTCCACTTTTCGGATTCGTTCCAGATTCACAACGTTATTTTGATTTTCATCATGCTGCAAGCGATATTTTTGAAAGTGTCAACAAACGAGAACTCGAATTAGGTTGCGCAAGTATGGCCGCTTTTGTTTATTTGTTAGATAAATCTTTATAA
- a CDS encoding DinB family protein has translation MPEQNNFVGRPNPEFAPAYAKYYFERTIGQDDLMLALQKDMDNTVKFIASLPDDKENYQYADDKWTLKGVILHFIETERIFQYRALRFSRKDKTEIEGFDEGWYSQHNNTDQRTFQDLMLEFIDVRKASISLFKGMNTAMLDSVGTANNSPNTPRNLGWIMVGHVIHHCNIIKERYLVDDDEAF, from the coding sequence ATGCCAGAACAAAACAATTTCGTAGGAAGACCAAATCCAGAATTCGCACCTGCTTATGCGAAGTATTATTTTGAGCGAACAATTGGGCAAGACGACTTAATGCTTGCCTTGCAAAAAGATATGGATAACACCGTGAAATTTATTGCAAGTCTACCAGACGATAAAGAAAATTATCAATATGCCGATGATAAATGGACGTTGAAAGGTGTCATTCTTCATTTTATTGAAACAGAACGCATTTTTCAATACCGTGCACTTCGGTTTTCGCGCAAAGATAAGACTGAAATTGAAGGATTTGATGAAGGTTGGTACAGTCAACACAATAACACCGATCAACGCACATTTCAAGATTTAATGTTAGAATTTATAGATGTTCGCAAAGCAAGTATTTCTCTTTTCAAAGGAATGAATACTGCAATGTTGGATTCTGTTGGAACGGCAAACAATAGCCCGAATACCCCCCGAAATTTGGGCTGGATTATGGTTGGACACGTAATTCACCACTGCAATATTATCAAAGAACGCTATTTAGTAGATGATGATGAAGCCTTTTGA
- a CDS encoding aminotransferase class I/II-fold pyridoxal phosphate-dependent enzyme has translation MTDIFDKIERNRGPIGQYSKGVHGYFTFPKLEGELGNKMIFRGKECLVWSLNNYLGLANHPEVRKADADAAAQYGLAYPMGARMMTGQTSEHEKLENELAEFMGMEDCILLNFGYQGMVSAIDCLVDRSDIIVYDSEAHACILDGMRLHTGKRFVFQHNDMESFDKQMRNATRLAETTGGGILVITEGVFGMAGDQGRLKDIIEFRKSGKYNFRLFVDDAHGFGTLGETGQGAGEAQGVQNEIDVLFGTFAKSMSSIGGFICAKESIIEYFRYNMRSQMFAKALPITITIGARKRLELLRTRPELKAKLWEIADALQSGFKNAGFDIGASNSPVTPVFMKGNLAEATNLTFDLRENYNIFCSIVIYPVVPKDVIMLRIIPTAAHTLEDVNYTIETFKKLKDKLDAGAYKADELAAVEVDKKK, from the coding sequence ATGACAGATATTTTTGATAAAATTGAACGTAATCGTGGACCTATTGGACAATACTCTAAAGGAGTTCACGGTTATTTCACCTTTCCAAAATTAGAAGGTGAACTAGGTAACAAAATGATTTTCCGCGGAAAAGAATGTTTGGTTTGGTCTTTAAACAACTACCTAGGATTAGCAAATCATCCAGAAGTTCGTAAAGCTGACGCAGATGCTGCAGCACAATACGGATTGGCTTACCCAATGGGGGCTCGTATGATGACTGGTCAAACTAGCGAACACGAGAAGTTGGAAAATGAGTTGGCTGAATTCATGGGAATGGAGGATTGTATCCTTTTGAACTTTGGATACCAAGGAATGGTTTCTGCAATTGACTGTTTGGTTGACCGCAGTGATATCATTGTTTATGACTCAGAAGCTCACGCTTGTATTTTGGATGGTATGCGTTTACACACAGGTAAGCGTTTCGTATTCCAACACAACGACATGGAAAGCTTTGACAAACAAATGAGAAATGCTACTCGTTTGGCTGAAACAACTGGTGGTGGTATTTTAGTTATTACTGAAGGTGTTTTCGGAATGGCTGGAGATCAAGGTCGTTTGAAAGACATTATCGAATTCCGTAAGTCAGGTAAATACAACTTCCGTTTATTCGTTGATGATGCTCACGGATTTGGTACATTGGGAGAAACTGGACAAGGTGCTGGAGAAGCTCAAGGTGTTCAAAATGAAATCGATGTATTATTCGGAACTTTTGCAAAATCAATGTCTTCAATTGGAGGGTTTATTTGTGCCAAAGAATCAATTATCGAATACTTCCGTTACAACATGCGTTCGCAAATGTTCGCAAAAGCATTGCCAATCACTATTACAATTGGTGCGCGCAAGCGTTTAGAGTTGTTGCGTACACGTCCAGAATTGAAAGCTAAATTGTGGGAAATTGCAGATGCTCTTCAATCAGGATTTAAAAATGCTGGTTTTGATATCGGTGCTTCAAATTCTCCTGTAACTCCAGTTTTCATGAAAGGAAACTTGGCAGAAGCAACGAATTTGACATTTGACTTACGCGAGAACTACAATATTTTCTGTTCAATTGTCATTTATCCTGTAGTTCCTAAAGACGTAATTATGCTGCGTATTATTCCAACTGCAGCTCACACTTTGGAGGATGTAAATTACACCATTGAAACATTCAAAAAATTGAAAGACAAATTAGACGCTGGTGCTTACAAAGCAGATGAATTAGCAGCTGTTGAAGTTGACAAGAAAAAGTAA